A section of the Tamandua tetradactyla isolate mTamTet1 chromosome 4, mTamTet1.pri, whole genome shotgun sequence genome encodes:
- the SLAMF8 gene encoding SLAM family member 8, with product MFWIGVVEGVCLPLRRRVAMWSLQSLLLWEALLPIAVTGAQVQGQVGGSVLLVAECPPRFQVREAIWRSLWPSEELLATFFRGSLETLYHSRFLGRAQLHSNLSLELRPLVPGDSGNFSVLLVDTGGHAQTQTLQLKVYDTVPRPTVQVFIAVAGLAQTPKTCHVFLSCWAPNISDVTYSWQQEGTAGSGLEPQGLFMDGRVLRVSLGPGDKSVAYSCIVSNAVSWDSVTVTPWESCQHEAAPGKPSYKDVLLVVVPVSLLLVLAGLFSAWHCGPCSGKKKKVCADDVTPETENPLV from the exons ATGTTCTGGATTGGGGTTGTTGAGGGAGTTTGCCTGCCTCTCCGGAGAAGAGTGGCTATGTGGTCCCTGCAGAGTCTGCTCCTCTGGGAAG CACTGCTGCCCATTGCAGTTACTGGTGCCCAAGTGCAGGGACAGGTGGGGGGCTCGGTGCTGCTGGTGGCGGAGTGCCCCCCCAGGTTCCAAGTCCGCGAGGCCATCTGGCGATCTCTCTGGCCTTCGGAGGAGCTTCTGGCTACGTTTTTCCGGGGCTCCCTGGAGACTCTGTATCACTCCCGCTTCCTGGGCCGAGCCCAGCTGCACAGCAACCTCAGCCTGGAACTGCGACCACTGGTGCCCGGAGACAGTGGCAACTTCTCTGTGCTGCTGGTGGACACAGGGGGCCACGCCCAGACCCAGACCCTGCAGCTCAAAGTGTACG ATACAGTGCCCAGGCCCACGGTACAAGTGTTCATCGCTGTAGCAGGGCTTGCCCAGACCCCCAAGACTTGCCACGTCTTCCTGTCCTGCTGGGCCCCCAACATCAGCGATGTAACCTACAGCTGGCAACAGGAGGGGACGGCTGGCTCTGGTCTCGAACCCCAGGGCCTTTTTATGGATGGACGAGTGCTGAGGGTCTCACTGGGACCTGGAGACAAGAGCGTGGCCTATTCCTGCATTGTCTCCAACGCTGTCAGCTGGGACTCGGTCACAGTCACCCCCTGGGAGAGCTGTCAGCATGAGGCAG CTCCAGGAAAGCCCTCCTACAAAGATGTGCTGCTGGTGGTGGTACCAGTTTCACTACTGCTGGTCCTGGCCGGTCTCTTCTCTGCCTGGCACTGTGGCCCCTGCTCAG GGAAAAAGAAGAAGGTCTGTGCTGATGATGTAACTCCAGAGACAGAGAACCCCCTTGTCTAG